A genome region from Thermoanaerobaculia bacterium includes the following:
- a CDS encoding alanine--glyoxylate aminotransferase family protein encodes MPEQIKYFVPGPVYVLEEVRAAMLAPVVGHRSPEFMPVYKRITEALKPVFRTTRDVYMATSSATFLMEAALTSMVSRDVLHLTNGAFSERWFDVGKSLGRAADQIAAPWGQVVDPELLRQALRRKRYEAVTVAHNETSTGVVNPLAEIARVVREESDALLLVDAVSSLAGAPVETDDWGLDLVFAGSQKGLATPPGLTVFTFSERAEARAEQIPHRGFYGDLLRYRDKHREGGPITTAAVSIAWALDLQLERIAREGIETRWMRHGALQRQTSGWAEAHGFAFASAAAGRSATVSCLRPPAGLESRALVAAMKKRGFTLGGGYGRFKESTFRIGHMGEVQTTDLAALLAAIAEEIAS; translated from the coding sequence ATGCCCGAGCAGATCAAGTATTTCGTCCCCGGCCCGGTCTATGTCCTCGAAGAGGTGCGGGCGGCGATGCTGGCGCCGGTCGTCGGGCACCGGTCGCCGGAGTTCATGCCGGTCTACAAGCGGATCACTGAAGCGCTCAAGCCGGTCTTCCGCACGACGCGCGACGTCTACATGGCGACCTCGAGCGCCACGTTCCTCATGGAGGCGGCGCTCACTTCGATGGTATCGCGCGACGTCCTCCACCTCACCAACGGCGCCTTCTCCGAACGCTGGTTCGACGTCGGAAAGTCTCTCGGGCGCGCCGCTGATCAGATCGCCGCCCCGTGGGGACAGGTGGTCGACCCGGAGCTCCTCCGCCAGGCGCTGCGCCGCAAGCGCTACGAAGCCGTGACCGTGGCCCACAACGAGACCTCAACCGGCGTGGTCAATCCTCTGGCGGAGATCGCTCGCGTGGTACGCGAGGAGTCGGATGCCCTGCTCCTCGTCGATGCCGTCTCGTCGCTCGCCGGCGCACCGGTCGAGACCGATGACTGGGGGCTCGACCTCGTCTTCGCGGGATCGCAGAAGGGCCTCGCGACCCCGCCGGGCCTCACCGTCTTCACCTTTTCCGAGCGTGCCGAGGCCAGGGCTGAGCAGATTCCGCACCGCGGCTTCTACGGCGACCTGCTGCGCTATCGGGACAAGCATCGGGAGGGCGGGCCGATCACGACGGCGGCGGTCTCGATCGCCTGGGCGCTCGATCTTCAGCTCGAGCGGATCGCGCGCGAGGGCATCGAGACGCGGTGGATGCGCCACGGCGCGCTGCAGCGCCAGACCTCCGGGTGGGCTGAGGCGCACGGCTTCGCGTTCGCCTCGGCGGCGGCCGGGCGCTCGGCGACGGTAAGCTGCCTGCGACCGCCGGCCGGCCTCGAGTCGCGCGCGCTCGTCGCGGCCATGAAGAAGAGGGGCTTCACGCTCGGCGGCGGCTACGGCCGCTTCAAGGAATCGACGTTTCGCATCGGCCACATGGGAGAAGTCCAAACCACAGATCTCGCGGCGCTCCTGGCCGCGATCGCAGAGGAGATCGCCTCATGA